A portion of the Ralstonia nicotianae genome contains these proteins:
- the sbnA gene encoding 2,3-diaminopropionate biosynthesis protein SbnA, with translation MIAKSIVDCIGGTPLVQLARLYDGRKAEVFAKLEMLNPAGSIKDRPARYIIERGLAEGSIAPGTHIIESSSGNLAIALAMVCRIKGLRFTAVVDPKISPTNLKILRCYGAGIERVTRKDSQGGYLETRIERVRQMLASEPGAVWINQYGNPRNWESHFHGEGDEIARALDRPADMLVLGVSTSGTVLGIARRLRREWPGLKVVAVDAVGSVLFGAKPGPRELPGIGASRVPELLCRDDIDDVIHVDDYDAAMGCRRLLEREGIFAGGSSGAVVVAIDRLLARATRPLRIVTLLPDRGERYLDSVYDDEWLARIAASRAGGAVSAASPSLHVPSLEEVL, from the coding sequence ATGATCGCGAAAAGCATCGTCGACTGCATTGGCGGCACCCCGCTCGTGCAGCTCGCCCGCCTGTACGACGGCCGCAAGGCCGAGGTGTTCGCCAAGCTGGAAATGCTGAACCCGGCCGGCAGCATCAAGGACCGGCCGGCCCGCTACATCATCGAGCGCGGATTGGCCGAGGGTTCGATCGCGCCGGGCACGCACATCATCGAAAGCTCCTCGGGGAACCTCGCCATCGCGCTGGCGATGGTGTGCCGGATCAAGGGACTGCGCTTCACGGCGGTGGTCGATCCGAAGATCTCCCCGACCAACCTGAAGATCCTGCGCTGCTACGGCGCCGGCATCGAGCGCGTGACCCGCAAGGACAGCCAGGGCGGCTACCTGGAGACGCGCATCGAGCGTGTCCGGCAGATGCTGGCGAGCGAGCCGGGCGCGGTGTGGATCAACCAGTACGGCAATCCGCGCAACTGGGAAAGCCACTTCCACGGCGAAGGCGATGAGATCGCGCGCGCGCTCGACCGGCCGGCCGACATGCTGGTGCTGGGTGTCAGCACGTCGGGCACCGTGCTCGGCATTGCCCGGCGCCTGCGCCGCGAGTGGCCGGGGCTCAAGGTGGTCGCGGTCGATGCGGTGGGCTCGGTGCTGTTCGGCGCCAAGCCGGGCCCGCGCGAGCTGCCCGGCATCGGCGCGAGCCGGGTGCCCGAGCTGCTGTGCCGCGACGACATCGACGACGTCATCCATGTCGACGACTACGACGCGGCCATGGGCTGCCGGCGCCTGCTCGAACGCGAAGGCATCTTCGCGGGCGGATCGTCGGGCGCCGTCGTGGTCGCCATCGATCGCCTGCTGGCGCGCGCCACGCGGCCGCTGCGCATCGTCACACTGCTGCCCGATCGCGGCGAGCGTTATCTCGACAGCGTCTACGACGACGAGTGGCTCGCGCGCATCGCTGCATCCCGGGCGGGCGGCGCCGTTTCCGCCGCCTCGCCGTCTCTCCACGTCCCATCCCTTGAAGAGGTGCTCTGA
- the sbnB gene encoding 2,3-diaminopropionate biosynthesis protein SbnB produces the protein MTHPADTTGLLYLGRQDLVALGGDRSQPYVDAITEGLALHAKDDFVQPLKPYLRWPGADHIADRIIAMPCYVGGEKPIAGLKWIGSRQHNPSRFQLERASAVIVLNDADTNYPVAIMEGGLISGMRTAAISAVATRHLAREGFTDVACIGCGPIARMQMQTLIEQFPGIRRIHLFDVSRDAMRAFGDALTARFPQVACEAADSAEQAVRAADVIVTCTVTDSPYLEYDWLRRGAFVCNVSIMDVHKEVYEKADKVVVDDWDQSNREKKVINQLVLEGRFSRERLHAELGEIVIGERPGRENDDEIILLNPMGMAIDDMVCARHFYQLAARAGVGTRLPLL, from the coding sequence ATGACCCATCCAGCCGATACCACCGGTCTGCTTTACCTTGGCCGCCAGGACCTGGTCGCCCTCGGCGGCGACCGCTCGCAGCCTTACGTCGACGCGATCACCGAAGGGCTCGCCCTGCATGCGAAGGACGACTTCGTGCAGCCGCTCAAGCCGTACCTGCGCTGGCCCGGCGCCGACCACATCGCCGACCGCATCATCGCGATGCCGTGCTATGTCGGCGGCGAGAAGCCGATCGCGGGGCTGAAGTGGATCGGTAGCCGCCAGCACAATCCGTCGCGCTTCCAGCTCGAACGCGCGAGCGCCGTGATCGTGCTCAACGACGCCGACACCAACTATCCCGTCGCCATCATGGAAGGCGGCCTGATCAGCGGCATGCGCACGGCCGCGATCAGCGCGGTCGCGACGCGGCACCTGGCGCGCGAGGGCTTCACCGACGTCGCCTGCATCGGCTGCGGCCCGATCGCGCGGATGCAGATGCAGACGCTGATCGAGCAGTTCCCCGGCATCCGCCGCATCCATCTCTTCGATGTGTCCCGGGACGCGATGCGCGCGTTCGGCGATGCGCTCACGGCGCGGTTCCCGCAAGTGGCGTGCGAAGCGGCCGACAGCGCGGAGCAGGCCGTGCGCGCGGCCGACGTGATCGTCACCTGCACCGTCACCGATTCGCCCTATCTCGAATACGACTGGCTGCGGCGCGGGGCCTTCGTCTGCAACGTGTCGATCATGGACGTGCACAAGGAGGTCTACGAGAAGGCCGACAAGGTGGTCGTCGACGACTGGGATCAGTCGAACCGCGAAAAGAAGGTCATCAACCAGCTGGTGCTCGAAGGCCGCTTCAGCCGCGAGCGCCTGCATGCCGAACTGGGCGAGATCGTGATCGGCGAACGCCCCGGGCGCGAGAACGACGACGAGATCATCC
- a CDS encoding ParB N-terminal domain-containing protein produces the protein MQADLAYCVALRPTAFFMPSEEVDADHVRRLADAIRATGLWTTPIPIERDTGIVMDGNHRIRAAALLGLHHLPCVLLDYADPRVSVTHWESGAPFSVASIRQRIVAQRRLFPYKTTRHRFAPALPGTEIPLTVLGATHGARVAALA, from the coding sequence ATGCAGGCTGACCTTGCATACTGCGTGGCGCTGCGGCCCACCGCGTTTTTCATGCCGTCCGAAGAAGTGGACGCCGATCATGTCCGCCGCCTGGCCGACGCCATCCGCGCCACCGGCCTGTGGACCACGCCGATCCCGATCGAGCGCGACACCGGCATCGTGATGGACGGCAACCACCGCATCCGCGCGGCCGCGCTGCTGGGGCTGCACCACCTGCCATGCGTGCTGCTGGATTACGCCGACCCGCGCGTGTCGGTCACGCACTGGGAGTCGGGCGCGCCGTTCAGCGTCGCCAGCATCCGGCAGCGCATCGTGGCGCAGCGGCGCCTGTTCCCGTACAAAACGACACGCCACCGCTTCGCGCCCGCGCTGCCCGGCACGGAGATCCCGCTGACAGTGCTGGGCGCCACGCACGGCGCGCGGGTCGCCGCCCTGGCGTAG
- a CDS encoding RNA polymerase sigma factor gives MTMTGPHCDSACSSLMTAFVDHYEELVDHVRHRFGDRAFARDVVQDVCVQLLHRPPAEPICTPLAFLRHLSIHRAIDRWRSDETYAAYAEQAGQVAPDTDDVDGERVVASRQAVHQVEQAIGGLPARCREVFILHKLHDLSQDEVAVRLCISRNMVAKHLARAMLAMDPISPALRMPKRRAPMLTAYSSGPDPCGP, from the coding sequence ATGACCATGACCGGTCCGCATTGCGATTCCGCCTGTTCCTCGTTGATGACTGCCTTCGTCGATCATTACGAGGAGCTGGTCGATCATGTCCGGCACCGTTTCGGTGACCGGGCGTTCGCCCGCGATGTCGTCCAGGATGTCTGCGTGCAACTGCTGCACCGCCCGCCGGCGGAGCCGATCTGTACGCCGCTGGCGTTCCTGCGGCATCTGTCGATCCATCGGGCGATCGATCGCTGGCGCAGCGACGAAACGTACGCCGCGTACGCGGAGCAGGCCGGGCAGGTCGCGCCCGATACCGACGATGTCGATGGCGAGCGGGTGGTGGCCTCCCGCCAGGCCGTCCACCAGGTCGAGCAGGCCATCGGCGGCCTGCCGGCGCGCTGCCGCGAGGTGTTCATCCTGCACAAGCTGCACGACCTGTCGCAGGACGAAGTCGCGGTGCGGCTGTGCATTTCACGCAATATGGTCGCCAAGCATCTGGCCCGCGCGATGCTGGCGATGGATCCCATCTCTCCCGCGCTCCGCATGCCGAAACGGCGGGCGCCGATGTTGACCGCGTATTCCAGCGGTCCCGATCCCTGCGGGCCCTGA
- a CDS encoding TonB-dependent receptor produces MLSSLRRKPASAMPLPARGSGAPFRPLALTARMAFAGVLTSGLGLPAFAQSVSKSATETAEQAIQLPETVATGRTSDDPLRPYAGGQTARGARVGLLGNQDTMDTPFSVSTTTARRMEDQQATTLADVLNKDASVRFTGQTGGVTDSFYIRGFPVGEGNLSEVAFDGVYGVAPNYHVFPEYVERVEVIKGPAALLYGMSPNSGVGGVVNIVPKRALPQDLTRFTATYASDLQLGGHIDLSRRFGQGRAFGIRFNGVARQGKTPLDHQRSRTDIGALSLDYQGDRLRASLDVITQHEAVDAPTRPFLLAAGVAMPSAADGRRNVSQPWGWWKSDGQSALAHAEYDVSDRVTVFADAGGSQTRIGRLSDQTPTLLDAAGNTRSTPGYYKFQVNRLSADAGVRARVDTGPVRHALALQASTYHDRIATASNMGTAILSNLYAPVSAPEPFIAAPAAVPKTSSSQLSGVALADTMGVLDDRLQLTLGLRQQQVNSDNFSASTGAVTASYDKRAVTPMAGIVIKPWRGDVSLYANYIEGLSKGDIAPTTASNAGQVFAPYKTRQYEAGVKVDRNGLLATLAVFQITKPSGQLTGTVYGVDGEQRNRGVELNLSGEPVRGVRLLGGVTVLDAVLTKTNSAATVGNRPVGVPGLMANAGAEWDLPWMPGLALNGSVTYTAKEYINQANTQSVPSWTTVDVGARYTTRLQGKSTTFRATVLNVLDRKYWSGVASFGTISLGAPRTVLLSAAVDF; encoded by the coding sequence ATGTTGTCCTCGCTTCGCCGCAAGCCCGCCTCGGCCATGCCGCTACCTGCCCGCGGGTCCGGGGCACCGTTCCGGCCGCTGGCCCTGACCGCGCGCATGGCGTTCGCGGGCGTGCTGACCTCCGGGCTCGGGCTGCCCGCCTTCGCGCAGAGCGTGTCCAAGTCGGCCACGGAGACCGCCGAGCAGGCCATCCAGCTGCCGGAAACGGTGGCGACCGGCCGCACCTCCGACGACCCGCTGCGCCCGTACGCAGGCGGGCAGACCGCGCGCGGCGCCCGCGTGGGCCTGCTCGGCAACCAGGACACCATGGACACGCCCTTCAGCGTCAGCACCACCACCGCCAGGCGCATGGAAGACCAGCAGGCCACCACGCTGGCCGACGTGCTGAACAAGGATGCGTCGGTACGCTTCACCGGCCAGACCGGCGGCGTGACGGACTCCTTCTACATCCGCGGCTTCCCCGTCGGCGAAGGCAACCTGAGCGAGGTGGCGTTCGACGGCGTCTACGGTGTCGCGCCCAACTACCACGTCTTTCCGGAGTACGTGGAGCGCGTCGAAGTCATCAAGGGGCCGGCCGCGCTGCTCTACGGCATGTCGCCCAACAGCGGCGTGGGCGGGGTGGTCAACATCGTGCCCAAGCGCGCGCTACCGCAAGACCTGACCCGCTTCACGGCAACCTACGCCTCCGACCTGCAGCTGGGCGGCCACATCGACCTGAGCCGGCGCTTCGGCCAAGGGCGGGCGTTCGGCATCCGCTTCAACGGCGTGGCCCGCCAGGGCAAGACCCCGCTCGACCACCAGCGCTCGCGCACCGACATCGGCGCGCTGTCGCTCGACTACCAGGGCGACCGCCTGCGCGCCTCGCTCGACGTCATCACGCAGCACGAAGCGGTGGATGCGCCCACGCGCCCCTTCCTGCTGGCCGCCGGCGTGGCCATGCCTTCGGCGGCGGATGGGCGTCGCAACGTCTCGCAGCCGTGGGGCTGGTGGAAATCGGACGGACAGTCGGCGCTGGCGCATGCGGAATACGACGTCTCCGACCGCGTCACCGTGTTCGCCGACGCGGGCGGCTCGCAGACCCGCATCGGCCGGCTGTCGGACCAGACCCCGACCCTCCTCGACGCGGCGGGCAACACCCGGTCGACGCCGGGCTACTACAAGTTCCAGGTCAACCGCCTGAGCGCCGACGCCGGCGTGCGCGCGCGCGTCGACACCGGCCCGGTCAGGCACGCCCTGGCGCTGCAGGCCAGCACCTATCACGATCGCATCGCCACGGCCAGCAACATGGGCACGGCGATCCTGTCGAACCTCTATGCGCCGGTGAGCGCGCCCGAGCCGTTCATCGCCGCGCCGGCCGCGGTGCCGAAGACCTCGTCGTCGCAGCTCTCCGGCGTGGCCCTGGCCGATACGATGGGCGTGCTCGACGATCGCCTACAGCTGACGCTCGGACTGCGGCAGCAGCAGGTCAACTCCGACAACTTCAGCGCCAGCACCGGTGCCGTCACGGCTTCGTACGACAAGCGCGCGGTGACGCCGATGGCGGGCATCGTCATCAAGCCCTGGCGGGGCGACGTCTCGCTGTACGCCAACTACATCGAGGGGCTGAGCAAGGGCGACATCGCCCCGACCACGGCATCGAACGCGGGCCAGGTCTTCGCGCCGTACAAGACCCGGCAGTACGAGGCCGGCGTCAAGGTGGACCGCAACGGCCTGCTGGCCACGCTCGCCGTGTTCCAGATCACCAAGCCCAGCGGCCAGCTGACCGGCACCGTCTATGGCGTGGACGGCGAGCAGCGCAACCGCGGCGTGGAACTGAACCTGTCCGGCGAGCCGGTCAGGGGCGTGCGGCTGCTGGGCGGCGTGACCGTGCTCGACGCCGTGCTGACCAAGACCAACAGCGCCGCCACGGTCGGCAACCGTCCGGTGGGCGTGCCGGGCCTGATGGCCAATGCCGGCGCCGAATGGGACCTGCCATGGATGCCCGGCCTGGCGCTGAACGGCAGCGTCACCTACACAGCCAAGGAATACATCAACCAGGCCAACACGCAGTCGGTGCCGTCGTGGACCACGGTGGACGTGGGCGCGCGCTACACCACCAGGCTGCAGGGCAAGTCCACCACCTTCCGCGCCACCGTGCTGAACGTGCTCGACCGCAAGTACTGGTCGGGCGTGGCGTCGTTCGGGACCATTTCGCTGGGCGCGCCGCGCACGGTGCTGCTGTCGGCTGCGGTGGATTTCTGA
- a CDS encoding TonB-dependent siderophore receptor → MSGTGRHWGVGHFVCVAVAGGCVSTVAWGQGATVPIDIPAQRLDRALTALAQQSGVPIQFADALAGQRTAQAVQGRMAVSDALERLLAGSGLRARSTGANAFTVEAQAQDVPAKAAADGPKAPAVAELEATVVSTDRTRSDLVRPTRQVTQISHEELGDLQVGSGTLATALSKVVPGMADSSHTITDYGQTLRGRGTLVLLDGMPLNTNRDSARNLASLDPNNIERIEVLRGSSALYGSGATGGIVSITTRPAGGEPRAETTVSMTSPLSHPGAAGLGGAVQQYVAGSKGPVDYEFNVGTQHVGGSYDARGHRIAPEPSQGDLFDSNIYSIGGKLGLRIDPNQRVVFSASHYDAKQDTDYASDPSVARLPAGSAVARAINGLQLADQNRIKNTLLNLQYENKDVFGSQVGAQFYYRDYFSRFAPFDARAVSTRGNNVDQVMQDSKVFGSRLTVTTPLDKDARTKLLWGADFNQERSDMPDDIFSPTAYDASGGLVYRKIGTVTYLPPLTTRSVGGFGQLQHKFNDRWSAEAGVRYEHASASFDSFVPLSQSRLAQKYTVPGGETGFGAWLFNAGVTYAPVRGQEVYASFSQGFQLPDVGLQLRNATAGFNINSSSLEPVKTNNYEIGWRGNLGSHARGTLALFYTTSELGDVQSFNNGLILTRTAERIAGVEAGVDYATDDEKWGAGGTVTYMEGRERPQGAANFQNMTGYRIPPLKLTGYLEYRPNARWSNRLQATFYAARDYRLNGRTSFGRIDVASYTTIDLISTYQVTKKDKVRVGIENLLNRYYLPLYSQLMRNSNNTSRLPAAGAVLTVSYTHRW, encoded by the coding sequence ATGAGCGGTACTGGGCGCCACTGGGGGGTGGGGCATTTCGTGTGTGTGGCAGTTGCAGGCGGCTGCGTGTCGACCGTTGCCTGGGGGCAGGGGGCGACGGTGCCGATCGACATTCCGGCGCAACGGCTGGACCGTGCGCTGACTGCGCTCGCACAGCAATCCGGCGTACCAATCCAGTTTGCCGATGCGCTTGCCGGGCAGCGGACCGCGCAGGCGGTGCAGGGCCGGATGGCGGTCTCCGATGCGCTCGAGCGGCTGCTCGCGGGCTCGGGGCTGCGGGCCCGGTCGACCGGGGCGAACGCGTTCACGGTCGAAGCGCAGGCGCAGGACGTGCCGGCCAAGGCTGCCGCGGACGGGCCGAAGGCGCCGGCCGTGGCTGAACTCGAGGCCACCGTGGTGTCCACCGACCGCACGCGCAGCGACCTCGTCCGGCCGACCCGCCAGGTCACGCAGATCAGCCACGAAGAGCTGGGCGACCTGCAGGTCGGCTCGGGCACCCTGGCGACGGCGCTGAGCAAAGTGGTGCCCGGCATGGCCGATTCCAGCCACACGATCACCGACTACGGACAGACGCTGCGCGGCCGCGGCACGCTGGTGCTGCTCGACGGCATGCCGCTCAATACCAACCGGGATTCCGCGCGCAACCTGGCCAGCCTCGACCCGAACAACATCGAACGGATCGAAGTGCTGCGCGGCAGCAGCGCGCTCTACGGCAGCGGGGCCACGGGCGGCATCGTGTCGATCACGACCCGGCCGGCCGGGGGCGAGCCGCGCGCCGAGACGACCGTCTCGATGACCTCGCCGTTGTCGCATCCCGGCGCCGCGGGCCTGGGCGGCGCGGTGCAGCAGTATGTGGCCGGCAGCAAGGGGCCGGTCGATTACGAATTCAATGTCGGCACACAGCATGTCGGCGGCTCCTACGACGCCCGCGGCCACCGCATCGCGCCGGAGCCCAGCCAGGGCGATCTGTTCGATTCGAACATCTACAGCATCGGCGGCAAGCTCGGGCTGCGCATCGATCCGAACCAGCGCGTGGTGTTCTCGGCCAGCCACTACGACGCGAAGCAGGACACCGACTACGCGAGCGATCCGTCGGTCGCGCGGCTGCCGGCGGGCTCGGCCGTGGCGCGCGCGATCAATGGACTGCAACTGGCCGACCAGAACCGCATCAAGAACACGCTGCTCAACCTGCAATACGAGAACAAGGATGTGTTCGGCAGCCAGGTGGGCGCCCAGTTCTACTACCGCGACTACTTCAGCCGGTTCGCGCCGTTCGATGCGCGCGCCGTGTCGACGCGCGGCAACAATGTCGACCAGGTGATGCAGGACAGCAAGGTCTTCGGCAGCCGGCTGACCGTGACCACGCCGCTCGACAAGGACGCGCGCACGAAGCTGCTGTGGGGCGCGGACTTCAACCAGGAACGCAGCGACATGCCCGACGACATCTTCTCGCCGACGGCCTATGACGCGAGCGGCGGCCTGGTCTACCGGAAGATCGGCACGGTGACCTACCTGCCGCCGCTGACCACGCGCAGCGTCGGCGGATTCGGCCAGCTGCAGCACAAGTTCAACGATCGCTGGTCGGCGGAGGCCGGGGTGCGCTACGAACACGCGAGCGCGAGCTTCGACAGCTTCGTGCCGCTGTCGCAATCGCGGCTGGCGCAGAAGTACACGGTGCCCGGCGGCGAGACGGGCTTCGGCGCCTGGCTGTTCAACGCCGGCGTCACGTACGCGCCGGTGCGCGGGCAGGAGGTCTACGCGTCGTTCAGCCAGGGGTTCCAGCTGCCGGATGTCGGGCTGCAGCTGCGCAACGCCACGGCGGGCTTCAACATCAATTCGTCGAGCCTCGAGCCCGTGAAGACCAACAATTACGAGATCGGCTGGCGCGGCAATCTCGGCAGCCACGCACGCGGGACGCTGGCGCTGTTCTACACGACCTCGGAACTGGGCGACGTGCAGAGCTTCAACAACGGCCTGATCCTGACCCGCACCGCCGAGCGGATCGCCGGCGTGGAGGCCGGCGTCGACTACGCGACCGACGATGAGAAGTGGGGCGCGGGCGGCACGGTGACCTACATGGAGGGGCGCGAGCGTCCGCAGGGCGCGGCGAACTTCCAGAACATGACGGGCTACCGCATTCCGCCGCTGAAGCTGACCGGCTATCTCGAATACCGGCCGAACGCGCGCTGGAGCAATCGCCTGCAGGCGACGTTCTACGCGGCGCGCGACTATCGCCTGAACGGCAGGACGAGCTTCGGGCGGATCGACGTGGCCAGCTACACGACGATCGACCTGATCTCGACCTACCAAGTCACCAAGAAGGACAAGGTGCGGGTGGGCATCGAGAACCTGCTGAACCGCTATTACCTGCCGCTGTACAGCCAGCTGATGCGCAACAGCAATAACACCAGCCGCCTGCCCGCCGCGGGCGCGGTCTTGACGGTGAGCTACACCCACCGCTGGTAA
- a CDS encoding MFS transporter — MDTTANGTATAQARAQAGTTGFGVIGAISFAHFLNDMMQSLILAIYPLLKGNFHLDFTQIGLITLTYQITASLLQPMVGLYTDRHPKPYSLPVGMGFTLVGLLLMSVAPNFGTLLLAAALVGTGSSIFHPESSRVARMASGGRHGLAQSLFQVGGNVGSAMGPLLAAAVIMPYGQHSLAWFSIAALVAMVVLYHVGGWYRRERAAGQGRKAGARAHAAARLPAGKVVTAMLLLVVLLFSKYFYLASLNSYYTFYLISKFHLSAQASQLFLFLFLFSVAAGTIAGGPIGDRFGRKVVIWVSILGVAPFTLLLPHANLFWTAVLTVVIGLVLASAFSAILVYAQELIPGQVGMVSGLFFGFAFGLGGIGAAVLGRLADATGIDHVYHLCSFLPLIGLLTVFLPDIERRRAQPA, encoded by the coding sequence ATGGACACCACCGCAAACGGCACGGCCACCGCGCAGGCGCGCGCTCAGGCCGGGACGACCGGCTTCGGCGTGATCGGCGCCATCAGCTTCGCCCACTTCCTCAACGACATGATGCAGTCGTTGATCCTGGCGATCTATCCGCTGCTCAAGGGCAACTTCCATCTCGACTTCACGCAGATCGGCCTGATTACGCTGACCTACCAGATCACCGCCTCGCTGCTGCAGCCGATGGTCGGGCTGTACACCGACCGGCACCCGAAGCCGTATTCGCTGCCGGTGGGCATGGGCTTCACGCTGGTGGGGCTGCTGCTGATGTCGGTCGCGCCCAATTTCGGCACGCTGCTGCTGGCGGCGGCGCTGGTGGGCACGGGCTCGTCGATCTTCCATCCGGAATCGTCGCGGGTGGCGCGCATGGCTTCGGGCGGCCGGCATGGGCTGGCGCAGTCGCTGTTCCAGGTGGGCGGCAACGTGGGCAGCGCGATGGGGCCGCTGCTTGCCGCGGCGGTCATCATGCCGTACGGCCAGCACAGCCTGGCGTGGTTCTCGATTGCCGCGCTCGTCGCCATGGTCGTGCTGTACCACGTGGGCGGCTGGTACAGGCGCGAGCGCGCCGCCGGGCAGGGCCGCAAGGCCGGGGCGCGCGCGCATGCCGCCGCGCGCCTGCCGGCGGGCAAGGTGGTGACGGCGATGCTGCTGCTGGTGGTGCTGCTGTTCTCCAAGTACTTCTACCTGGCCAGCCTGAACAGCTATTACACGTTCTACCTGATCAGCAAGTTCCACCTGTCGGCGCAGGCGTCGCAGCTGTTCCTGTTCCTCTTCCTGTTCTCGGTGGCGGCGGGCACCATCGCCGGCGGCCCGATCGGCGACCGCTTCGGCCGCAAGGTCGTGATCTGGGTGTCGATCCTGGGCGTCGCGCCGTTCACGCTGCTGCTGCCGCATGCCAACCTGTTCTGGACCGCCGTGCTGACGGTCGTGATCGGGCTGGTGCTGGCCTCGGCGTTCTCGGCCATCCTGGTCTACGCGCAGGAGCTGATTCCCGGCCAGGTGGGGATGGTGTCGGGGCTGTTCTTCGGCTTCGCCTTCGGGCTGGGCGGCATCGGCGCCGCGGTGCTCGGCAGGCTGGCCGACGCGACCGGTATCGACCACGTCTACCACCTGTGCTCGTTCCTGCCGCTGATCGGCCTGCTGACGGTGTTCCTGCCCGACATCGAGCGCCGCCGCGCCCAGCCGGCCTGA
- a CDS encoding AI-2E family transporter, which translates to MTKLPQPLPSRTIDTASYVLVAAMIAAVLWLHLLSAAIAGFLVYALARRLEARLHARRVLSQRAKSIAVIGVFLIAALILGGIGLGIGRLVEHGHGLDGMLLRIADVLDHLRDSLPPTFADYVPQSVSELRARLVEMLKEHGRQVSTLGIDGLRASAMALVGLILGAMVAWSEAPDPAGSKPLSAALLRRLGRLETAFEAVVFAQVKISALNTVLAVIYLMGVLPALGLHVPYSKSLVLLTFVAGLIPVAGNLISNTAIVLMSVAVSLELALASLAFLVIVHKLEYFVNARIIGSRIDARAWELILALIVMEALFGVGGVIAAPVLYAYLKRELSDAGLIG; encoded by the coding sequence ATGACCAAGCTTCCCCAACCCCTGCCTTCGCGCACCATCGATACCGCCAGCTACGTGCTGGTGGCCGCCATGATCGCGGCCGTGCTGTGGCTGCACCTGCTGTCGGCGGCCATTGCCGGCTTCCTCGTCTATGCGCTGGCGCGCCGGCTGGAGGCGCGCCTGCATGCGCGGCGTGTGCTGTCTCAGCGGGCCAAGTCGATCGCCGTGATCGGCGTGTTCCTGATCGCCGCGCTGATCCTCGGGGGGATCGGCCTGGGCATCGGCCGGCTGGTGGAGCACGGCCACGGCCTCGACGGCATGCTGCTGCGCATCGCCGATGTGCTCGACCATCTGCGCGACTCGCTGCCGCCGACCTTTGCCGATTACGTTCCGCAGTCGGTCAGCGAGCTGCGGGCACGGCTGGTCGAGATGCTCAAGGAGCATGGCCGCCAGGTCTCGACGCTCGGCATCGACGGCCTGCGGGCGAGCGCGATGGCGCTGGTGGGGCTGATCCTGGGCGCCATGGTGGCGTGGTCGGAGGCGCCCGATCCGGCGGGCAGCAAGCCTCTGTCGGCGGCACTGCTGCGCCGGCTGGGCCGGCTGGAGACGGCCTTCGAGGCGGTGGTGTTCGCCCAGGTCAAGATCTCCGCGCTCAACACCGTGCTGGCCGTCATCTACCTGATGGGCGTGCTGCCGGCGCTCGGTCTGCATGTGCCGTATTCCAAGTCGCTGGTGCTGCTGACCTTCGTGGCCGGGCTGATCCCGGTGGCGGGCAACCTGATCTCCAACACGGCCATCGTCCTGATGAGCGTGGCGGTGTCGCTGGAGCTGGCGCTGGCGTCGCTGGCGTTCCTGGTGATCGTGCACAAGCTGGAATACTTCGTGAACGCGCGCATCATCGGCAGCCGCATCGATGCGCGCGCCTGGGAGCTGATCCTGGCGCTGATCGTGATGGAGGCGCTGTTCGGCGTGGGCGGTGTGATTGCCGCGCCGGTGCTGTACGCCTATCTGAAGCGCGAGCTGTCGGACGCCGGGCTGATCGGCTGA
- a CDS encoding DUF1345 domain-containing protein: MKEQVEPVEPTAVQRFIATRPRLLAALMLGAVAGILAPIESSRLTRILLGWDVAVWTYLVLAGAMMLRANPRRIQAVARREDERAAAVLAAVCVGVIASMVAIVFELATAKSAGHAQAVHYAFTGVTVLGAWLMVPMMFTVHYAHLYYRTDGEPPLKFPDEQIAPDYWDFLYFSFTIAVASQTADVSIRSRAMRRAVLGQSLLSFFFNTSILALSINIAAGLFS; this comes from the coding sequence GTGAAGGAACAGGTGGAACCCGTCGAGCCGACGGCGGTGCAGCGCTTCATCGCCACGCGCCCGCGCCTGCTGGCCGCGCTGATGCTGGGCGCGGTGGCGGGTATCCTCGCGCCGATCGAGAGCAGCCGGCTGACGCGCATCCTGCTGGGCTGGGATGTGGCGGTCTGGACCTACCTGGTGCTGGCCGGCGCGATGATGTTGCGGGCCAACCCGCGCCGCATCCAGGCCGTCGCCCGCCGCGAGGACGAGCGGGCCGCGGCGGTGCTGGCGGCCGTGTGCGTGGGCGTGATCGCCAGCATGGTGGCGATCGTCTTCGAGCTGGCGACGGCCAAGTCCGCCGGGCACGCGCAGGCCGTGCACTACGCCTTCACGGGCGTGACGGTGCTGGGCGCATGGTTGATGGTGCCGATGATGTTCACCGTGCACTACGCGCACCTGTACTACCGCACCGACGGCGAGCCGCCGCTGAAATTCCCCGACGAGCAGATCGCGCCCGATTACTGGGATTTCCTCTACTTCTCCTTTACCATCGCGGTCGCCAGCCAGACGGCGGACGTCAGCATCCGCTCGCGCGCGATGCGGCGCGCGGTGCTGGGGCAATCGCTGCTGTCGTTCTTTTTCAATACGAGCATCCTCGCGCTCTCCATCAATATCGCCGCGGGCCTCTTCTCATGA